A single region of the Ziziphus jujuba cultivar Dongzao chromosome 10, ASM3175591v1 genome encodes:
- the LOC107434712 gene encoding germin-like protein subfamily 1 member 7 yields the protein MQGAYLLSSFVVLALASSFVSASDPDPVQDFCVALNDSETGGLFVNGKFCKDPKDVSADDFFTYGFDVVGNISKKLGSAVTAFNVEKIRGLNTLGISLARIDFAPYGLNPPHTHPRATEILAVLEGTLEVGFVTSNQPDGSNKLFTKILNKGDVFVFPVGLIHFQFNRGDCNALAFAALSSQNPGVITIADAVFGSDPRINPDVLTKAFQVDKNIIDYLQKQFWEDNNY from the exons ATGCAAGGTGCTTATCTCCTTTCGTCCTTTGTCGTCTTGGCTTTGGCCTCCTCCTTTGTCTCTGCCTCTGACCCCGACCCTGTTCAGGACTTCTGTGTGGCCTTAAATGACAGCGAAACCGGTGGTT TGTTTGTGAATGGAAAGTTCTGCAAGGACCCCAAGGACGTCAGTGCTGACGATTTCTTCACCTACGGGTTCGACGTGGTTGGAAACATATCAAAAAAACTTGGCTCAGCTGTAACCGCATTCAATGTCGAGAAGATACGAGGACTCAACACTTTGGGTATATCCTTGGCTCGAATCGACTTTGCACCATATGGTCTAAACCCTCCACACACTCACCCTCGAGCAACCGAAATCCTAGCAGTTTTAGAGGGAACattggaggttggttttgtaACATCCAACCAACCAGATGGAAGCAACAAACTCTTCACTAAAATCCTCAACAAAGGAGACGTGTTTGTGTTCCCAGTTGGTCTCATTCATTTCCAGTTCAACAGGGGAGATTGCAATGCTCTTGCTTTTGCTGCTCTGAGCAGCCAAAACCCAGGAGTTATCACTATTGCTGACGCTGTTTTTGGATCAGACCCTCGTATCAATCCTGATGTTCTCACCAAGGCTTTCCAAGTTGATAAGAATATTATTGACTATCTCCAGAAGCAGTTCTGGGAAGATAACAATTATTAG
- the LOC125420833 gene encoding germin-like protein subfamily 1 member 14: MQGAHLLLSSVILALACSFASASDPDPVQDFCVALNDTKTGGLFVNGKFCKDPKLADAGDFFFSGLDKPGNTSNPVGSKVTPVAVNEIPGLNTLGISLARIDFLPYGLNPPHTHPRATEILVVVEGTLEVGFVTSNQQDGSNKLFTKILNKGDVFVFPVGLIHFQFNRGHYNALAFAGLSSQNPGVITIANAVFGSDPHINPDVLTKAFQVDKNIIDYLQKQFWSDNS, translated from the exons ATGCAAGGTGCTCATCTCCTTTTGTCCTCTGTCATCTTGGCTTTGGCCTGCTCCTTTGCCTCTGCCTCGGATCCCGACCCTGTTCAGGACTTCTGTGTGGCCTTAAACGACACCAAAACCGGTGGCT TGTTTGTGAATGGAAAGTTCTGCAAGGACCCCAAGCTTGCCGACGCAGGGGATTTCTTCTTCTCTGGGCTGGATAAGCCCGGGAACACATCGAATCCAGTTGGGTCGAAAGTGACTCCGGTGGCTGTAAACGAAATTCCAGGGCTTAACACTTTGGGAATCTCCCTCGCTCGCATTGACTTTTTACCGTACGGTCTAAACCCTCCACACACTCATCCCCGAGCTACCGAAATCCTAGTAGTCGTAGAGGGAACattggaggttggttttgtaACATCCAACCAACAAGATGGAAGCAACAAACTGTTCACTAAAATCCTCAACAAAGGAGACGTGTTTGTGTTCCCAGTTGGTCTCATTCATTTCCAGTTCAACAGGGGACATTACAATGCTCTTGCTTTTGCTGGTCTGAGCAGCCAAAACCCCGGAGTTATCACTATTGCTAACGCTGTGTTTGGATCAGACCCTCATATCAATCCTGATGTTCTCACCAAGGCTTTCCAAGTTGATAAGAATATTATTGACTATCTCCAGAAGCAGTTCTGGTCTGATAACAGTTAG